The Desulfatibacillum aliphaticivorans DSM 15576 genome includes a window with the following:
- a CDS encoding secondary thiamine-phosphate synthase enzyme YjbQ: MKSYRKELWFEIPARRGFVNITRTVQECVADSGIREGLVLCNAMHITASVFINDDESGLHHDYEVWLEKLAPHAPVEQYRHNVGEDNADAHMKRQIMGREVVVAITDGLLDLGTWEQIFYGEFDGRRRKRVLVKIIGE; encoded by the coding sequence ATGAAATCGTATCGCAAGGAATTATGGTTTGAAATCCCCGCCCGCCGGGGATTTGTCAACATCACCCGCACGGTCCAGGAATGCGTGGCTGACAGCGGCATCCGGGAAGGCCTGGTTTTGTGCAACGCCATGCACATCACGGCCTCGGTTTTCATCAACGACGACGAATCCGGCCTGCATCATGACTACGAGGTGTGGCTGGAAAAATTGGCGCCCCACGCTCCCGTGGAGCAGTACCGCCATAACGTGGGCGAGGATAACGCGGACGCCCACATGAAGCGCCAGATCATGGGCCGCGAGGTGGTGGTGGCCATCACGGACGGCTTGTTGGACCTGGGAACCTGGGAGCAGATTTTCTACGGAGAGTTTGACGGCCGCCGCAGAAAACGGGTGTTGGTCAAGATTATCGGAGAGTAG
- a CDS encoding tetratricopeptide repeat protein: MSLTRRSTFFGFVLAIIVFGAFYPALHGGFIWDDDHYVTANPALTAHDGLSRIWFDREATPQYYPLVHTLYRLEHNLWGFNPLGYHAVNLCLHILAALLLWRALFLLQIPGAWLAALLFAVHPVQVETVAWITERKNVLSGVFYLGSGLCLLRYFFPSGDEAPSSPWYWAGLVLYVCALLSKTTSATLPLAVMVVLWFKRGRVSLKESACLAPFIALGLIFGLHTAWLEVHHVGAWGEDWALSPAQKIILAGRSSWFYALKLLAPVNLAFNYPRWNLDASRWVLYLYPAGMILLTGLLWRLRKRISRGPFAGMLFYLIGLFPALGFFRVYPFRYSYVADHFQYLACIGLLALVGAAAVRLYKRSPVPAAILSGLIITGLCVLTWNQTLLFKDSQTLWERTLEINPHSYQAHNDLGAILAGQGKLDEAVEHFRQAAAIQPDYPEAWNNLSQAAFAAGDYAQAKALAEKALSLDPVNALGHWNAGMACLRLNDRHCALRHFAWATASDPDWGRANLMLAKLLAAKGHPEKARVFFENALAFMPQSLEVHLVFAQVLEDLGEYRQALGLYDQALLLDSDNPAVLYGKAQALFHAGYRTEGAALMKILTVSAPDNPGVNYNYGLMLLALGDGARAQAYLEKALAAKPDFLEAQKALEIARRIKNPLQ, from the coding sequence ATGAGCCTGACCCGGCGGAGTACCTTTTTCGGATTTGTTCTGGCGATTATCGTGTTTGGGGCCTTTTATCCCGCCTTGCACGGGGGATTTATCTGGGACGACGACCACTACGTGACCGCCAATCCCGCGCTGACCGCACATGACGGCCTGTCCCGCATCTGGTTTGATAGGGAAGCCACGCCCCAATATTACCCCCTGGTTCACACCCTGTACCGGTTGGAGCACAACCTTTGGGGATTCAACCCGTTAGGATACCATGCAGTAAACCTGTGCCTGCACATCCTGGCGGCCCTGCTTTTGTGGCGGGCGCTTTTTCTGCTGCAGATTCCCGGAGCGTGGCTGGCCGCGCTCTTGTTCGCCGTGCATCCGGTTCAGGTGGAAACCGTGGCCTGGATTACGGAGCGCAAGAACGTCCTGTCCGGCGTGTTTTATTTGGGCTCGGGCTTGTGTTTGCTGCGATATTTTTTTCCCTCCGGCGATGAAGCCCCATCGTCTCCATGGTATTGGGCGGGGCTCGTCCTTTACGTCTGCGCGCTGTTAAGCAAAACCACCTCGGCGACCCTGCCTCTGGCCGTGATGGTTGTCCTGTGGTTCAAGCGAGGCCGGGTCTCCTTAAAGGAGTCGGCCTGCCTGGCGCCTTTTATCGCCCTCGGCCTAATTTTCGGGCTGCACACAGCTTGGCTGGAGGTGCATCACGTGGGCGCCTGGGGCGAGGATTGGGCCTTGAGTCCGGCGCAGAAAATCATCCTGGCCGGCCGCTCGTCCTGGTTTTACGCCCTCAAGCTGCTGGCGCCGGTCAATCTGGCCTTCAACTATCCCAGGTGGAACCTGGACGCGTCCAGGTGGGTTTTGTATCTATACCCTGCAGGGATGATTTTGCTTACCGGCCTTCTTTGGCGTCTTAGGAAGCGCATATCCCGCGGGCCCTTCGCCGGAATGCTGTTTTATCTGATTGGGCTTTTTCCCGCTTTGGGCTTTTTTCGGGTTTATCCTTTTCGCTATTCTTATGTGGCGGACCATTTCCAGTATCTGGCCTGCATAGGGCTTTTGGCTTTGGTTGGGGCGGCGGCCGTCCGGCTTTATAAAAGGAGCCCCGTTCCTGCGGCGATTTTATCCGGTTTGATTATTACCGGGCTCTGCGTGTTGACCTGGAATCAAACCCTGCTGTTTAAGGATTCCCAGACCCTGTGGGAGCGCACTCTGGAAATCAACCCCCACTCCTATCAGGCCCACAACGACCTGGGCGCCATCCTGGCGGGGCAGGGGAAGCTGGATGAGGCTGTGGAGCATTTCAGGCAGGCTGCGGCCATTCAGCCGGATTACCCGGAAGCCTGGAACAACCTGAGCCAGGCCGCATTCGCCGCGGGAGACTACGCCCAAGCGAAAGCCCTGGCGGAAAAGGCTTTGAGCCTGGATCCCGTCAACGCTCTGGGGCACTGGAACGCGGGCATGGCCTGTTTGCGTTTGAATGACCGGCATTGTGCGTTAAGGCATTTTGCCTGGGCGACGGCGTCCGACCCGGACTGGGGGCGGGCCAACCTGATGCTGGCCAAATTGCTGGCTGCAAAGGGCCATCCTGAAAAAGCCCGGGTTTTTTTCGAAAATGCCTTGGCTTTCATGCCGCAAAGCCTGGAAGTGCATTTGGTTTTCGCCCAGGTTTTGGAGGATTTGGGCGAGTATCGCCAAGCGCTTGGGTTGTACGACCAGGCCTTGCTGCTGGACTCGGACAACCCGGCGGTTCTGTACGGCAAGGCTCAGGCTTTATTCCACGCCGGATACCGGACCGAAGGCGCGGCCCTCATGAAGATCTTGACAGTCTCAGCCCCGGATAATCCCGGAGTCAATTACAATTACGGGCTCATGCTGCTGGCCCTGGGCGACGGAGCCCGGGCGCAGGCTTATCTGGAAAAGGCCCTGGCGGCCAAACCGGATTTTTTGGAGGCCCAAAAAGCCCTGGAGATCGCCCGCCGTATAAAGAACCCGTTGCAATAG
- the mtaB gene encoding tRNA (N(6)-L-threonylcarbamoyladenosine(37)-C(2))-methylthiotransferase MtaB produces the protein MPKTFYINTLGCKVNQYESDNLACILEKAGMTRVGEKQKADVVVVNTCTVTHKASTQSRQALRQAIKAHKGALVLATGCYAQSEPEALESIKGVSFVVDNTQRHLIPQIIEKESPRKSAEKLCGEIRSHHDFPVPDIPVPGTRSRPFLKIQDGCNAFCTYCIVPYTRGPSRSMPWDAVLRHVAHLTGQGFGEIVFTGIHLGYYGQDLDPPTDLVSLLKELEGRMESGRLRLSSIEPKEVSQDLLDLMAGSKRICPHLHLPLQSGDSEILERMNRPYSAEFFEELVHNVRKALPEAGIGVDVLVGFPGETEEHFKTALSLLERLPASYFHVFPYSQRQGTPAAKFPDQVPPDVLAKRTKIIRDLGGLKRLAFHAGIIGKTVEVCVEGRKDAKTGLHKGVARNYVPVLFSADAPPVKSSLVRVKAEKLTPKGRVIGTLE, from the coding sequence ATGCCGAAGACATTTTACATAAACACCTTGGGCTGCAAGGTGAACCAATACGAGTCGGACAACCTGGCCTGCATTCTGGAGAAAGCCGGGATGACGCGGGTGGGCGAGAAGCAGAAAGCCGATGTGGTGGTGGTGAACACCTGCACCGTCACCCATAAAGCCTCTACGCAGTCCAGACAGGCGCTCAGACAGGCCATCAAGGCCCACAAAGGGGCGTTGGTGCTTGCAACCGGGTGCTACGCTCAAAGCGAGCCTGAGGCCCTTGAAAGCATCAAGGGGGTTTCCTTTGTGGTGGACAACACCCAAAGGCATCTCATCCCTCAAATCATAGAAAAGGAAAGCCCTCGCAAATCCGCCGAGAAGTTGTGCGGCGAAATTCGCTCTCACCACGATTTTCCGGTTCCGGACATACCCGTGCCGGGAACCAGAAGCCGGCCTTTTTTGAAAATCCAGGACGGATGCAACGCATTCTGCACCTATTGCATTGTGCCCTACACCCGGGGGCCAAGCCGGAGCATGCCCTGGGACGCGGTCCTGCGGCATGTTGCCCACCTCACCGGCCAGGGATTCGGCGAAATCGTATTCACCGGCATCCACCTGGGCTATTACGGGCAGGACCTGGATCCGCCCACGGACCTGGTTTCCTTACTGAAGGAGTTGGAGGGCCGCATGGAGTCAGGCAGGCTCCGTTTAAGCTCCATTGAGCCCAAGGAAGTCAGCCAGGATCTTTTGGACCTTATGGCCGGCTCAAAGCGGATTTGCCCGCACCTTCACCTGCCTCTGCAGAGCGGAGACAGCGAGATCCTGGAAAGAATGAACCGCCCCTATTCCGCGGAGTTTTTCGAAGAGCTTGTCCACAACGTCAGAAAAGCGCTGCCCGAGGCGGGAATCGGCGTGGACGTGTTGGTGGGCTTTCCCGGCGAGACCGAGGAGCATTTCAAGACGGCCCTATCCCTGCTGGAAAGGCTGCCCGCCTCTTATTTCCATGTTTTTCCCTATTCCCAGAGGCAGGGAACGCCGGCCGCCAAGTTTCCGGATCAGGTTCCGCCGGACGTATTGGCCAAACGGACCAAAATCATTCGCGACCTGGGGGGCTTAAAGCGCCTGGCCTTTCATGCGGGAATCATCGGCAAGACTGTGGAGGTTTGCGTGGAAGGCAGGAAGGACGCCAAGACCGGCCTGCATAAGGGGGTGGCGCGCAATTACGTCCCCGTGCTTTTTTCCGCGGATGCGCCGCCGGTCAAGTCCAGCCTGGTCAGGGTGAAGGCCGAAAAGCTCACCCCCAAAGGCCGGGTTATCGGGACCCTGGAATGA
- a CDS encoding NIL domain-containing protein, translating to MVKDTYSKMLILRFPKGRADSPVVCNLAREYDLTFNILNATIYPRKEGVMVLQLFGTPQNFERGMAYLKQEGIKVQKTEEEIGRNEDVCTHCGTCTAVCPTGALSVSRPDMHVVFDQEKCSVCKLCVRVCPPRAMNLHPVDDLLPEV from the coding sequence ATGGTTAAAGACACCTATTCAAAAATGCTCATTCTTCGATTTCCCAAAGGCCGGGCCGACAGCCCGGTGGTGTGCAACCTGGCCAGGGAGTACGATCTGACCTTCAACATCCTCAACGCCACCATATACCCCCGCAAGGAAGGGGTGATGGTTCTCCAGCTCTTTGGAACCCCCCAGAATTTCGAACGGGGCATGGCCTATTTGAAGCAGGAAGGGATCAAGGTCCAAAAGACGGAAGAGGAAATCGGCCGGAACGAAGATGTATGCACCCACTGCGGAACCTGCACGGCGGTCTGCCCCACGGGCGCCTTGTCCGTCTCCCGGCCGGACATGCACGTGGTTTTTGACCAGGAAAAATGCAGCGTATGCAAGCTGTGCGTGCGGGTCTGCCCGCCCAGAGCCATGAATCTGCATCCCGTAGACGATTTGTTGCCTGAAGTGTAG
- a CDS encoding SapC family protein — protein sequence MAEQGIYKNPIFLNSVTHKSVKVAPVKDYSFASKLNSVVIVGQEFLEAAKFFPVVFTRAGEDQIVPVAILGLRNEENLFVGKDGKWKEGSYMPAYFRRYPFVLASNVGEDASYAVCVDSNFEGFGKSEGMALFDDDGKQTDEFKRVVQFLQNYQVQHEATKEMVKLLQEYELFKDVSANITLPKGEKIGFGRLLMVDEMGIFNLDDEKIVNLVRTGYLAWIYSHLYSLSNFRSLMGMIK from the coding sequence ATGGCAGAACAAGGCATTTACAAAAACCCCATCTTTCTTAACTCCGTGACGCACAAATCGGTCAAAGTGGCCCCGGTGAAAGATTACTCTTTTGCATCCAAACTGAACTCCGTTGTGATCGTAGGACAGGAGTTCCTGGAAGCCGCTAAATTTTTTCCGGTTGTTTTCACGCGTGCGGGGGAAGATCAGATAGTTCCTGTGGCTATTCTTGGGTTGCGTAACGAAGAAAACCTGTTTGTGGGCAAGGATGGCAAATGGAAAGAGGGGTCTTACATGCCTGCCTATTTCCGCCGTTATCCTTTTGTCCTGGCTTCCAACGTGGGCGAAGACGCCTCCTACGCCGTTTGCGTGGACTCGAACTTCGAGGGCTTCGGCAAAAGCGAAGGCATGGCCCTGTTTGACGACGACGGCAAACAAACCGACGAGTTCAAAAGAGTGGTGCAGTTCCTTCAAAATTACCAGGTGCAGCACGAGGCCACCAAAGAAATGGTCAAGCTGCTCCAGGAATATGAACTGTTCAAAGACGTTTCCGCTAACATCACCCTGCCCAAGGGCGAAAAAATCGGGTTCGGCCGCCTGCTGATGGTGGACGAAATGGGAATTTTCAACCTGGACGACGAAAAAATCGTCAACCTGGTCCGCACCGGCTACCTGGCCTGGATCTATTCCCACCTGTACTCCCTGTCCAATTTCAGAAGCCTCATGGGCATGATCAAATAA
- a CDS encoding glycosyltransferase family 39 protein, with protein MALLGAVFATAFLVRLFYCLEISRTPLFSLLMNDAASYDAWAREIAGGDWLGDKVFYQAPLYPYFLGAVYRIFGPDLFTVRLIQAAIGSITCVLTAAAGKRYFSLNAGAVAGFLMALYPPAVYFDVLIQKTVLALFFTALFLYIAGKGKDAPSRFVWLASGVCLGLLCLVRENALLLVFLAGLWIFWGYGDQSRRKRLSWALAFFLGTALILIPVGVRNQVVGGRFFITTSQFGPNFYIGNNPEANGMYMPLVEGRGMTEFEREDATRLAQEAEGRELTPAQVSRYWTGKALDFILSSPGHWAALMLQKSWLFWNATELPDTECQYIYEKHSRILGAIAENFHFGILLPLAVFGVCVAIRDKKSLGLLYVSAAGFFASTILFYVFARYRAPIIPILAIFAGAGLAGAAPMLMAWRIKQLALCLASALVIALLVNQPLPFKNQMTSMAFYNAGTTLYNQGRENVSIPYFREAIRLDPEFAFAHYNLALALERLGRNSEALVQYTQAVRLNPDADRHRIRLDMLRKKMNGADD; from the coding sequence ATGGCGCTTTTGGGGGCCGTCTTTGCAACGGCCTTTTTGGTGCGGCTGTTTTACTGCCTGGAAATCTCCCGGACGCCCTTGTTTTCTCTGCTTATGAACGATGCGGCGTCCTATGACGCCTGGGCCAGGGAGATCGCCGGAGGGGACTGGCTGGGGGACAAGGTGTTTTACCAGGCCCCGTTGTATCCTTATTTTCTGGGGGCGGTTTATCGGATTTTCGGGCCGGACCTCTTCACGGTCCGCCTTATCCAGGCGGCGATCGGAAGCATAACCTGCGTCCTGACCGCCGCGGCGGGAAAACGTTATTTTTCCCTCAATGCCGGAGCGGTTGCGGGCTTTCTTATGGCCCTTTACCCTCCGGCCGTTTATTTTGACGTACTCATCCAGAAGACTGTACTGGCCCTCTTTTTTACGGCGCTGTTTCTATACATTGCAGGGAAAGGGAAAGACGCCCCGTCCCGTTTTGTATGGCTTGCAAGCGGCGTTTGTTTGGGCCTGCTGTGCCTTGTGAGGGAAAATGCGTTGCTGCTGGTTTTTCTGGCGGGCCTGTGGATCTTTTGGGGCTATGGGGATCAATCAAGGAGAAAACGCTTGTCCTGGGCGCTTGCGTTTTTTCTTGGGACAGCCCTGATCCTTATACCGGTAGGCGTCAGAAACCAGGTAGTGGGCGGGCGGTTTTTTATTACAACCTCCCAGTTCGGCCCCAATTTTTACATAGGCAACAATCCAGAGGCCAACGGCATGTACATGCCTCTGGTGGAAGGCCGGGGCATGACCGAGTTCGAACGGGAGGACGCAACCCGCCTCGCCCAGGAGGCCGAAGGGCGGGAGCTGACTCCGGCCCAGGTTTCCCGTTATTGGACAGGAAAGGCTTTGGACTTCATCCTGTCCAGCCCCGGCCATTGGGCCGCGCTTATGCTGCAAAAATCCTGGCTGTTCTGGAACGCAACCGAACTGCCGGACACCGAATGCCAGTACATCTACGAGAAGCATTCCCGCATTCTGGGAGCCATTGCCGAAAATTTTCATTTTGGAATACTGCTGCCCCTGGCGGTTTTCGGAGTATGCGTCGCCATTCGGGACAAGAAAAGCCTGGGCCTGCTATATGTTTCGGCGGCGGGTTTTTTCGCCTCCACCATTTTGTTTTATGTGTTCGCCCGGTACAGGGCGCCGATTATCCCTATTCTGGCCATATTCGCAGGGGCGGGATTGGCCGGGGCGGCGCCGATGCTCATGGCTTGGCGCATTAAGCAGCTTGCGCTTTGTCTGGCGTCGGCGCTTGTTATAGCCCTGCTGGTCAATCAGCCTTTGCCGTTTAAAAATCAAATGACGTCCATGGCCTTTTATAATGCGGGAACCACTCTTTACAACCAGGGCCGGGAGAATGTATCTATTCCTTATTTCCGGGAAGCCATTCGCCTGGACCCGGAATTCGCCTTCGCCCACTACAATCTGGCCCTGGCCCTGGAACGGCTGGGCAGAAACAGCGAAGCTCTGGTGCAATACACCCAGGCGGTGCGTTTGAATCCGGATGCGGACAGGCACCGGATTCGCCTGGATATGCTTAGAAAAAAAATGAACGGTGCGGATGACTAA
- the mnmA gene encoding tRNA 2-thiouridine(34) synthase MnmA encodes MASRIAIAMSGGVDSMISAYLLKQTCRDMVGIHFITGFENEGAPPGPDGVPEPLARASKELDLPIEVVNLQEEFHTHVVAPFVDTYLKGRTPNPCMVCNRTVKFGALLDAARNRFNAEKIATGHYARVCPDSAGRFRLVKGADLKKDQSYFLGFLSQAQLGAAVFPLGEFTKDQIREKAVELGLDKYTKPESQETCFIADDRYRDFLQNQPGFPSRPGDVVNVQGEVIGRHQGVFAFTIGQRRGINIPASEAYYVQAIDPAANRITVCFKSGLLSRGVHVTGVNWIVPPQKNAFEAATRIRYRHKEAASAIEVLEDGTVNVWFDEPQSAVTPGQGAVFYQEDEVLGAGWIDKPLNQ; translated from the coding sequence ATGGCTTCCCGGATCGCCATAGCCATGAGCGGAGGCGTGGACTCCATGATCTCCGCTTATCTGCTTAAGCAGACATGCCGGGATATGGTGGGAATCCATTTCATCACGGGATTTGAAAACGAGGGCGCCCCTCCCGGCCCGGACGGAGTTCCCGAGCCGCTGGCCCGGGCATCAAAGGAACTGGACCTTCCCATAGAAGTCGTCAATCTGCAGGAGGAATTTCACACCCACGTTGTAGCCCCCTTTGTGGATACCTATCTCAAGGGCCGCACGCCCAACCCCTGCATGGTATGCAACCGAACCGTCAAGTTCGGCGCCCTCCTGGACGCCGCCCGCAACCGCTTTAACGCAGAAAAAATCGCCACCGGGCATTACGCACGAGTATGCCCGGATTCCGCCGGCCGCTTTCGTCTTGTCAAGGGCGCGGACCTTAAAAAGGACCAGTCCTATTTTCTGGGCTTTCTCTCCCAGGCCCAACTGGGCGCAGCCGTTTTTCCACTCGGTGAATTCACCAAAGACCAGATCCGCGAAAAAGCAGTGGAACTGGGCCTGGACAAATACACCAAACCCGAAAGCCAGGAGACCTGCTTTATCGCAGACGACAGATACCGGGACTTTTTGCAGAATCAGCCGGGCTTTCCATCCAGGCCGGGCGACGTGGTGAACGTCCAGGGCGAGGTCATAGGCAGGCACCAGGGCGTTTTCGCCTTTACAATCGGACAGCGCAGGGGCATTAACATCCCGGCCTCCGAGGCCTATTACGTCCAGGCAATCGATCCCGCCGCCAATCGCATTACCGTCTGCTTTAAAAGCGGCCTGCTGTCCCGCGGGGTGCACGTTACAGGCGTCAACTGGATCGTCCCTCCCCAAAAAAACGCATTTGAGGCGGCGACGCGGATTCGATACAGACACAAAGAAGCGGCCTCCGCCATCGAAGTTTTGGAGGACGGAACCGTCAACGTGTGGTTTGACGAACCTCAATCAGCCGTCACTCCCGGCCAGGGCGCGGTGTTCTACCAGGAAGACGAAGTTTTAGGCGCCGGATGGATCGACAAGCCGCTAAACCAATAA